The genomic window CCGACTGACGGCGAAGGCCGGATGCGAGCGGTCGGCCGCGCTCCAGCCCGGCTTGTCCGTCGGCTCACCGTCGCGCAAGTCAGGCAGCTGGCCCAGCGCCCCGAGCGCCAGGATGGCAAACAGCGCGAGCGCTCCCACATAGGCGATCAGGTGCGCTAGCGTGCCGATGACCTCGTCGGCAAAGGCTGCAAGCGCCAGATGGATCTGGGTAGGGCTAACGGCCGTGCTGGCCTCAGGCGACTGCATCCACGGCCTTCAGGCATGGTCCAACGTTGTCTTGAGGCCGGTTCTCGCATAGAAGCGCTGCTCTTCCTGTTTAAGCGTCAGCTTCGGGAACGGGCTTTTTCATCGGAGAGTGAACGATGGGTTACAAAGTCGCAGTCGTCGGCGCGACCGGCAATGTCGGACGGGAAATGCTCAACATCCTGGATGAGCGCAAATTCCCCGCCGACGAGGTCGTGGCCCTGGCGTCACGCCGCAGCGTCGGCGTCGAGGTCTCCTATGGCGACCGCACCCTGAAGGTCAAAGCGCTCGAGCATTACGACTTCTCCGACGTCGACATCTGCCTGATGTCGGCGGGCGGCTCGGTGTCGAAGGAATGGTCGCCGCAGATCGGTGCCGCCGGCGCGGTCGTGATCGACAATTCCTCGGCGTGGCGCATGGATCCGGACGTGCCGCTGATCGTGCCGGAGGTGAACGCGGGCGCGACGGAAGGCTTCAAGAAGAAGAACATCATCGCCAACCCGAACTGCTCGACCGCGCAGCTCGTGGTCGCGCTCAAGCCGCTGCACGACAAGGCGACCATCAAGCGCGTCGTGGTCTCGACCTATCAATCGGTGTCGGGTGCCGGCAAGGACGCGATGGACGAATTGTTCTCGCAGACCAAGGCCGTCTACACCAATGACGAGCTGGTCGCGAAGAAATTTCCCAAGCGCATCGCCTTCAACGTCATCCCCCATATCGACGTCTTCATGGAGGACGGCTACACCAAGGAAGAGTGGAAGATGATGGCGGAGACCAAGAAGATCCTTGATCCCAAGATCAAGCTCTCCGCCACCTGCGTGCGCGTGCCGGTGTTCGTCGGCCACTCCGAGGCCGTCAACATCGAGTTCGAGAACCCGATCACAGCCGATGAAGCCCGCGAGATCCTGCGCAAGGCGCCGGGCTGCCTCGTCATCGACAAGCAGGAGCCCGGCGGCTACGCCACGCCTTACGAAGCGGCCGGCGAGGACGCCACCTATATCAGCCGCATCCGCGAGGACGCGACGGTCGAGAACGGCCTCGTGCTGTGGTGCGTGTCCGACAATTTGCGCAAGGGCGCTGCGCTCAACGCGATCCAGATCGCGGAAGTGCTGATCAACCGCAAGCTGATCAGCGCGAAGAAGAAGGCGGCGTAACGCGCTGCCGTAGGGTGGGCAAAGGCGCGCTCTTCGCGCGCCGTGCCCACCATTCTTTCCGATTCTGACAGGTGGGCACGCTTCGCTTTGCCCACCCTACGAGAGCGATGGCTTACGCCACGCTTCGCGCGTTCTTGAATTCCTTCGCGACCTTATCCAGCACGAACAGCGATCCCTCCGCGACGCCGAAATAGGCGCCGTGGGTCTGCATCTGGCCGTTCTCCACCGCCTTGCGCACGAACGGGAAGGTCATCAGGTTTTCGAGACTGCGGAACACCGCGGCCTTCTCGATGCGCTCGACGAACTGCGCCATGGTCTCGTGGTTGCGCTGCTCGACCACCTCGCCCGGCTTGATGAACATCTGCATCCATTTGCCGATGAAGTCGCCCGGCGTCAGCGGCTCGATCTTGTCGACGAAGGCGCGGATGCCGCCGCATTGCGCGTGGCCGAGCACCACGATGTGCTTCACCTTCAGCACCGTCACCGCATATTCCAGCGCCGCCGAGACGCCGTGCGCGTTCTCGTCGGGCTGATAGGTCGGCACCAGATTGGCGATGTTGCGCACGACGAACAATTCGCCGGGGCCGACGTCGAAGATCACCTCGGGCGAGACGCGGCTGTCGCAGCAGCCGATCACCATCACTTCCGGCGACTGCCCCTTCACCGACAGCTCGCGGTAGCGGGTCTGCTCGGCCGGCAGCCGCTGGGTGGCGAACGCCTCGTAGCCTTCCAGCAAATGCTTCGGGAATGTCACCATGCCTATGCCTAATCATAGACCGCAGGGGCGAACAAGCCTTTCGAACAGGCAGGCCAAATGCTATCGGCTTCGGTCAGAAGACTGACGAGGAAGGAACGCTTGCATGACCCGCCCGCGCCGCAGCCACCTGTTCATGCCCGGCTCCAATCCCCGCGCGCTGGAAAAGGCGCGCAATCTCGCCGCCGACGGCCTGATCCTCGATCTCGAGGACTCCGTCGCTCCTGATGCCAAAGCGGTGGCGCGCGACGGCATTGCCGCCGCGATCGCGGCCAAGGGTTTTGGCAAACGCGAGATCCTGATCCGGACCAACGGTCTCGACACGTCCTGGTGGGCCGACGACGTCGCGATGGCCGCCAAGGCCTCGCCGGACGGCATCCTGGTTCCAAAAGTTTCAAGCATCGAAGATCTCGGCGCGATCGACCGGAAGCTGGCCGAGCTTGGCGCCGCGCCGACCGTGAAAGTCTGGGCCATGATCGAGACCGCGCGCGCGGTGCTCCATGCCGAGGAGCTGGCCGCCGCCGGCCGCGATCCATCGAGCCGCCTCTCAGGCTTCGTGTTCGGCCCGAACGACATCTCGCGTGAGACCCGCATCAAGATGCTGCCGGGCCGCGCCGCGATGATCCCGATGATCACCCATTGCATCCTGGCAACGCGCGCCCACGGCCTCGAAATCCTCGACGGGCCCTATAGCGACATCGCCAATTCCGACGGCTTTGCCACCGAATGCGCGCAGGGGCGCGATCTCGGCTTCGACGGCAAGACGCTGATCCATCCCTCGCAGATCGATGCCTGCAACGCGATCTTCACCCCACCCGAAGAGGAAGTCGCGCGCGCACGAAAAATCATCGCAGCGTTCGAATTGCCGGAAAACGTCTCACGTGGCGCGATCCGGCTGGACGGCGCCATGGTCGAACGCCTGCACGCCGACATGGCCCGGCGCACGATCGAGATCGCAGACGCGATCGCGGCGATGGGGAAAGGCTAGGGCGCACGCTCAAAAAAGCGGCGTTGCTTCAGGGGACAACACGCAGCTCTGCAAGACCTCGCGCGTCCTCCCGAGTTCGGCGCGCAGCCTGTTGCGGGTATCCGCGTGTAAAAGCTTGATGGGATGAGGCTTGATCGCTGCAACGAGCGAGGTGCACTCCCTCTCTCGCTTGCGGGAGAGGGTTGGGGAGAGGGTGTCTCCGCGATGGGACAATCCCCAAGAGGGGAAAGCCCTCACCCGGCGCTTTGCGCCGACCTCTCCCGCAAGCGGGAGAGGTGAACCACCCGCGGCATCGATTCAACCTAAAGCCATTCCGCTTTAGGACTGCGGAGGAAAAAGCAGGTGCGGCGCCCCGTGACAGGCGCGCCACGTCGCTCGTTCTGCTATAATGTTACTATGACGATCGGGATTTCCGGACCCGAACGGAAGGCACCAGGGCGAAGCGCCGTGGTGGGATTCATCATCGCGGCCATCATCGCCGCAATCGGCCTGATCCTGCTCGCTCTCGTCGGCGACTTCCTGGTCGACTGGATGTGGTTCTCGTCGATCGGCTACGAACAGGTCTTCTGGACCACAATCGCCGCGAAAGCCGCCGTCTTCCTCGTCGTTTTCGCGGCGACCGCCGCCATCTTGTGGGTGAACGCGCGCCTTGCACTTGGCCTTGCCGGGCGCCGAACCCGGTTGCCCGCGGCCTTCGACCCGAGGCTTGTGGCCGCTGCGGTGCTGCCCGATCCGCTTGAATTCCTGCGCGGGCGGCTGCGGTGGCGCAGCATGATCGCCGCCAGTAGCGGCCTCGTCGCTCTGCTTGTCGGCTGGGGAGAAGCCGGCAACTGGAGCACTTTTCTGCGCTTCATCTACCAAGTGCCCTACGGCAGCAATGATCCCTTGTACGACAAGGATATCGGATTCTACCTGTTTTCCCTGCCCGTCTTTGTGGCCATCAAGAATTGGGCGTTGCTGACACTCGTCATGAGCGCGCTGCTCGCCGGGCTTATCTACTGGGTGCACGGCGACATCGAGGACCGGGCGCAGCGAGTATCGCCAGCGGCGATCTCGCACGGTTCGGCGCTTCTCGGCCTCTTCTTTGGCGTGAAGGCGTGGTCCTACAGTCTCGACCGCTATCTCCTGCTGTACGGCGACAACGGCGTGGTGGTCGGCGCAGGCTTCACCGACGTCAATGTGGAACTGCCGGTCCTGTGGCTGCTGATTGCACTTTCGATCGTCGCCGCTGTGGCGGCATGCGCGAACCTGTGGGTGCGTACCTACCGCCTCCCCACCGCCGCGATTGTGCTGCTGTTCGGCGGCGCTTTCCTGCTATCGGGCATCATCCCCGCAGTGTTTCAGCGCTTCTACGTCGGGCCGAACGAGCTGGCGTGGGAGCGGCCTTACATGGAACGCAACATTGCCCTGACGCGGGAGGCCTACAATCTCAATCGGATCGTGCCGAAGCCGTTCCCTGCGGAACAGAACCTGACCTTGAAGGCGCTCGAGGCCAACAAGGCGACCATTGAAAATATAAGGCTGTGGGATTGGCAACCATTGGCCGACACTTACGCTCAATTGCAGGAGATTCGCACCTATTACAAACTGCGCGACCTCGATGTCGATCGTTACTGGTTCGGCGATACCTACCAAAGCGTGATGATCTCAGGCCGCGAGTTGAATTCCGCGCTGCTGCCACCCAACGCGCAGACCTGGGTCAACCGCCACATCCTGTTCACCCACGGCAATGGTGCGGTGATGAGTCCGGTCACCCAGAAGAGCGGCGAAGGACTTCCGCTTCTCTATCTGGACGACATTCCCCCGGTCGCACATGGAGGTCCCGCGATTCGCGAGCCGCGCATCTATTACGGACTGCAGACTGAGGACTACGTCATCGTCAAGGGAACCGTGCCGGAATTCGATTATCCCAGGGGAAAGGACAATGCCTACGCGTCCTATGACGGCTCCGGCGGCGTGCCGCTGTCGGGCATGGTGCGGAGACTGATCTTCGCCCACCATTTCAACGATGTGAACCTGCTGCTGTCAGACTACATCGGCGATGACAGCCGGATCATGATCCGGCGCAACATCCAGAAGCGGGTGGGCACGATCGCCCCGTTCCTCTCTCTCGATCGCGATCCCTATCTGGTCGTCAGCGAGGGCAGGATGTTTTGGATGCAGGACGCCTACACGACCAGCGATTATTTTCCCTACGCACAGCCTGCGCCCGGCTACAACCTCAATTATATCCGCAATTCAGTGAAGGTCGTGATCGACGCCTATAACGGCACCGTCGATTTTTACCTGATGGACCCAGCCGATCCGGTCGTCGCGACCTATCAGCGAATCTTCCCGGACCTGTTCAAGCCGTTCGCGGCCATGCCGTCCGATCTTCAGAAGCACATTCGTTATCCCGAAGACCTCTTCCTGATCCAGGCGCGACTTTTCCAGACCTACCACATGGAAGCTGCCGATGTTTTCTATAACCGGGAGGACCTCTGGCAATTTCCGCGTCAACCGGCCGGTGATGGCGTCTCTTCAATGGACGGCATCACCACCATGGCCCCCTATTACATCATCATGCGGCTGCCCGGAGAGGCGCAAGCCGAGTTCTTCATCATGATCCCGATGGTGCCGAGCCGTCGCGACAACATGATCGCTTGGCTTGCCGCGCGCTGCGACGAGCCCGGCTATGGCAAGCTGATCGTGTACGAATTTCCCAAAGAGAAGCTGGTCTACGGGCCGTTCCAGATCGAGGCGCGAATTCATCAGAACACGGAGATCTCCCAGCAGATATCGCTGTGGAACCAGATGGGGTCGCGGGTGATCCGGGGAAATCTGCTCGTGATCCCGATCGAGAATTCGATTCTCTACGTGTCGCCGCTGTATTTGCGGGCCGAGCAAGGACATTTGCCGGAGCTCAAGCGAGTGATTGCCGCCTATGGTGAGCATGTCGTCATGAAGGAAACGCTTGCCGAGGCCCTGTCGGCACTCTTCGTGGACAGCGGCCCTTCCCCGGCAGCGTCGGCTGTGACCGCGGAAACTCCCGCCGAAGCCTCCGCGGCAGCGCGCGCGCAGGAGGCGCTCACGCACTATGACCAGGCCATGGAGCGGTTGAAATCCGGTGATTGGGCAGGCTTCGGCAAAGAGATCGATGCGATGCGCGGTATTTTGGAAGATATCCGCCGGCAACCGGGTAGCCGCTGAGGTCCGCGAGAAACGCTATTTTCTGACTTGCCGGTGCAACTGCCCGCCCCGACGAGGCCATCGAATAGGATAGCGATGTCGGCCTTGAGCCCCAGCTCGGACCGCTGAACGAGGTCTGCTATAGGCTGCAGCAGACCTCCACGCCCTCGATCTAGTAAGTACACACCCAGTGAGATCTCCCGCGCTGGCGTCAGCGCGGCGCGACGTCGGCGCGGTCGAGCGACTCCAGCGTCGCGGCGTTGGCGCAGTAGCCGTGATAATTCTCCGCGGCGGTGCCGTCGGCGAGATCGCGGTCGCACTGGCCCTTCTGATTGCAGAGCGAGCAGACTCGCTCCATGTCGCGCAGCAGCAGCGGCTGCGCGCGGCCGAGGCCTTCGACGTTGATGCCGAGCTGCTCCAGCATCTTCGGCAATTCGTCGGCGGCGTGCTTGCCGTGGCGAACGAGCTCCTCCAGATCGTCAGGCGCGATCCTGAGGTCGCTGGCGATGCGGTTGAAATCGGCGCGATCGAGCTGCCGCATCTCGTTCATCTCGCGGCGATGCTTCAGCCAGCCGGCAAAGGACTCGATGAGGTCCTGGACGATGGGATAGGGCCTGCTTGCGGTGCTCATGGAAAGCTCCGTTGGAGTCGTGGGATTGGAGCGAGATTAGGCACAATGGTGCAGGGACGCGTTGCGCTGGATCAAACTGGATGCTCGGGGTGACCTCTCCCGCTTGCGGGAGAGGTCGGCGCGTCCCGGGCGATGCGAAGCATCGTCCCGCGCGCCGGGTGAGGGCTTTATCCTCTTGGGGATTCTTATTGTGGAGACACCCTCTCCCCAACCCTCTCCCGCAAGCGGGAGAGGGAGCGCACTGCCTCCGCGGCAACTACCCAAACCGCTCCGCCGCCCACGCATACAGGCTGCCCGGAATCGGCTTTTCGCCGCCGCGGCCCTTGGGCGAGATGTGCAGGCCGATGATCTCGGGGTTGGTGACGAGGCCGAGATAGCTCGAGGGATCGAAGAACAGTTTTGGCTCGGCATGCACGGCGTAGAACGACTGCTTCGGCAGCGCGCAAGCGAGCTCGCCGGTGCGGCGCGCGAGCGCGGTGAGCGCCGCGGGCCCGTAGATCGCAACGCGGATGTCGGAGAGGCGGTTCGAGCCGCCGCGCAGACGGCGCATCATGAAGGTGATGCGGTGGCGCACGGACAGCCAGTTCGGCGTCAGCTCCTCCTGCTCCATCAACTCCTCGAAGGCGGCGACGATGCCATGCCCGGCCGGCAGATAGATCACGGAATTGCCAAGCTGGCGCGGCCGCTCCCAGGCGAAATAGGGCTTTGCCGGATCGATCTCGACGGGCCTCAGCAGCAGCACGTCGGCGTCGAGCCAGAGGCCGAGGTCGTTCGCCATCAGCTTCATGCGGAAGAAGTCGCTGAACTGCAGCGTGGTCCAGTCGCGCCAGCTGCCGTCCGGCTGCGGCGGCCGCAGCCTTTCGGAGAACGCGTGCGGTAGGATCGCCTCGGCATCCGCGTTCGCGATGCCCGCGGGCAGGCCGGGAATGGGGTCGAAGCTGTAGACCGTGACCTTGTGGCCGGCAGCCAACTGTGAGCGCAGACAGGTCTGGCGCAGGGCGTCCATCGGGCCATGCCAGAAGGTGACGATGTCGGGCAGCATGCGCGAGCTATAAGGATAGTCAGAGCAAAGAAAAAGCCCCGGCGCCGTCAGCACCGGGGCTCGAACCAGAAACGCGATCTCAGGCCCAGGCGCGTTCGCGCTTGAGCTTGTCCTCATAGGTGTCGATCGAGGCCTTCTTCTCCATGGTGAGGCCGATGTCGTCGAGGCCGTTGATCAGGCAGTGCTTGCGGAACGGGTCGATCTCGAACTTGACCTTGCCGCCGTCGGGGCCGCGGATCTCCTGGTTGGGCAGGTCGATCGTCAGCGTCGCGTTGGCGCCGCGCTCGGCGTCGTCGAACAGCTTGTCGAGGTCTTCCTGGCTGACGCGGATCGGCAGAATGCCGTTCTTGAAGCAGTTGTTGTAGAAGATGTCGCCGAACGAGGTCGAGATCACGCAGCGGATGCCGAAGTCGAGCAGCGCCCAGGGCGCGTGCTCGCGGCTCGAGCCGCAGCCGAAATTGTCGCCGGCGACCAGCACCTTCGCGTTGCGATAGGCCGGCTGATTCAGCACGAAGTCCGGATTCTCGCTGCCGTCGTCCTTGTAGCGCTGCTCGGAGAAGAGCCCCTTGCCAAGGCCGGTGCGCTTGATGGTCTTCAGGTACTGCTTCGGAATGATCATGTCGGTGTCGACATTGATGATCTTCAGCGGCGCCGCGACGCCTTCCAGCGTGGTGAACTTGTCCATGGTTGCGCTTTCCCGGATGGGTCTAGGGGAACAGGTGTTTATCGCGATCGGGCCCCGAATCCTAGGCCGAAATCGGCAGGGCTGCCTTACCTCTCCGGCTTGCGGGGGTTGAGGCTGGACTTGGTGCGGCGTCGGGACTTCACCTCTCCCGCTTGCGGGAGAGGTCGCGCCGGAGGCGCGAGAGGGTTCTCTCCTCTGGGGGAGTGTCCCGTTGAGGAGACACCCTCTCCCAGCCCTCCCCCGCAAGCGGGGGAGGGAGCGCACCGCCGCTGCGGTGACGCGATCAATCCGGCCCGCTCTAGTCCGCCCGCGCCTCAATCGCGGCCATATCGTCGTCCGACAGACCGAAATGGTGGCCGATCTCGTGGATCAGGACATGGCGGACGATGTGGCCGAGGGTCTCGTCGTGCTCGGCCCAATAGTCCAGGATCGGCCGGCGGTAGAGCCAGACCATGTTGGGCAGCCGCGCCACGTCGCCAAGGCTCTGCTGCGGCAGGCCGATGCCCTGGAACAGGCCGAGCAGGTCGAACTCGCTCTCGCATTGCATCTCGTCCAGGACCTCCTCGGTCGGGAAGTCGTCGACGCGGATGATGACGCCCTCGCAGAGCCTGCGAAACTCCGCCGGCAGGCGCTCGAAGATGTCATGCGCCGTCGCTTCCATCTCGGCCAGGGAGGGCGCTTTCAATTCCGTCCACATGGGCCTCTTCTAAAGCGTTTTCGAGCGAAGTGGGTATGGGTTCGCGCAAACTAGCGCGGGTTCCGCGGCGATGCATCCCGCTTTATAAGCGCGGCGAGGTTGACGAGCGCCGTCAAAACGGGGAGCGTGGGGCCTCGAATGGGAATGTTTCGGGTGGGCGGAAAAATGCGAGCGAAAACAGCGCTGACGCTACTGTGCATGGGGTTGTTTTCGCAGTTTTGCGTTGGCGCCCAAGCCCAAACTCAAGTCCAGACCGCCGGCCCCGAGATTCGCCTCGCCCAGGCGGCCTCACCGGACGACGTTCCCCCGCCACGCAGGCGGCCCCCGGCGCGCTTGCGCGTCACGCCCTATTACAGCCCGGACGGCGTCTATCCGCGCTATAATCCAGGTCCCGACGCAGTCCGCGTGTGCAACGCCACCTATGTGCAGGAATACCGCCCGAGCGGCACGGTGATCGTGCCGCGTGTGAGCTGCTACTGGCGCCGTGGCTGAGGCCTGCGCCGGCGAACAACGCGGTGCCTTGTAGGATTGTCATGGCGAGATGGATTGCATTAGCTATTGCCGTCGCGCTTGCCGCCGGCGTGCCTCGCGCTTCCGCGGCGCAAAGGGCGACGATACCGGAGGCGTCGGCGGGGATCGCGGTTTTCGATGTGCGACGACACGCGCGCGCCCATGACATTGCGCGGCCTGCTGCACGCCATGATCCACGCTATTGCGCGCGGCCGGTCTACTACCGTCCCTACCCCTACGGCGTGCCTGCACCGTTCGTGTTCGGCTACGGACCCTTCTGGTGACGCCGGCGGATTAGCCGGCGGGCGCAAATCCCCTGACCAGCAGCACCGTCGCCTGCGCTCCCGCTTTGCGATCGCGCGAGATGTCCTCGTAGTCGGGCGCATTCGAGAAGGCGAGGAACGCAGCCTCATCGGGGAACGACATCATGACAAGCTTGTCATGCGGCCATGCGCCTTCGAGCACGCGCGGATGTTCGTCGGCGGCGAGCAGCTTGCCGCCATACTTCTTGAACACGTCGAAGAACCGCGCCTGATAGCGGTCATAGGCCGCGCGGTCCGTCATCTTCAATTGCGCAATCGCATAGACAGTCATT from Bradyrhizobium zhanjiangense includes these protein-coding regions:
- a CDS encoding aspartate-semialdehyde dehydrogenase produces the protein MGYKVAVVGATGNVGREMLNILDERKFPADEVVALASRRSVGVEVSYGDRTLKVKALEHYDFSDVDICLMSAGGSVSKEWSPQIGAAGAVVIDNSSAWRMDPDVPLIVPEVNAGATEGFKKKNIIANPNCSTAQLVVALKPLHDKATIKRVVVSTYQSVSGAGKDAMDELFSQTKAVYTNDELVAKKFPKRIAFNVIPHIDVFMEDGYTKEEWKMMAETKKILDPKIKLSATCVRVPVFVGHSEAVNIEFENPITADEAREILRKAPGCLVIDKQEPGGYATPYEAAGEDATYISRIREDATVENGLVLWCVSDNLRKGAALNAIQIAEVLINRKLISAKKKAA
- a CDS encoding carbonic anhydrase, which gives rise to MVTFPKHLLEGYEAFATQRLPAEQTRYRELSVKGQSPEVMVIGCCDSRVSPEVIFDVGPGELFVVRNIANLVPTYQPDENAHGVSAALEYAVTVLKVKHIVVLGHAQCGGIRAFVDKIEPLTPGDFIGKWMQMFIKPGEVVEQRNHETMAQFVERIEKAAVFRSLENLMTFPFVRKAVENGQMQTHGAYFGVAEGSLFVLDKVAKEFKNARSVA
- a CDS encoding HpcH/HpaI aldolase/citrate lyase family protein → MTRPRRSHLFMPGSNPRALEKARNLAADGLILDLEDSVAPDAKAVARDGIAAAIAAKGFGKREILIRTNGLDTSWWADDVAMAAKASPDGILVPKVSSIEDLGAIDRKLAELGAAPTVKVWAMIETARAVLHAEELAAAGRDPSSRLSGFVFGPNDISRETRIKMLPGRAAMIPMITHCILATRAHGLEILDGPYSDIANSDGFATECAQGRDLGFDGKTLIHPSQIDACNAIFTPPEEEVARARKIIAAFELPENVSRGAIRLDGAMVERLHADMARRTIEIADAIAAMGKG
- a CDS encoding UPF0182 family protein, which gives rise to MTIGISGPERKAPGRSAVVGFIIAAIIAAIGLILLALVGDFLVDWMWFSSIGYEQVFWTTIAAKAAVFLVVFAATAAILWVNARLALGLAGRRTRLPAAFDPRLVAAAVLPDPLEFLRGRLRWRSMIAASSGLVALLVGWGEAGNWSTFLRFIYQVPYGSNDPLYDKDIGFYLFSLPVFVAIKNWALLTLVMSALLAGLIYWVHGDIEDRAQRVSPAAISHGSALLGLFFGVKAWSYSLDRYLLLYGDNGVVVGAGFTDVNVELPVLWLLIALSIVAAVAACANLWVRTYRLPTAAIVLLFGGAFLLSGIIPAVFQRFYVGPNELAWERPYMERNIALTREAYNLNRIVPKPFPAEQNLTLKALEANKATIENIRLWDWQPLADTYAQLQEIRTYYKLRDLDVDRYWFGDTYQSVMISGRELNSALLPPNAQTWVNRHILFTHGNGAVMSPVTQKSGEGLPLLYLDDIPPVAHGGPAIREPRIYYGLQTEDYVIVKGTVPEFDYPRGKDNAYASYDGSGGVPLSGMVRRLIFAHHFNDVNLLLSDYIGDDSRIMIRRNIQKRVGTIAPFLSLDRDPYLVVSEGRMFWMQDAYTTSDYFPYAQPAPGYNLNYIRNSVKVVIDAYNGTVDFYLMDPADPVVATYQRIFPDLFKPFAAMPSDLQKHIRYPEDLFLIQARLFQTYHMEAADVFYNREDLWQFPRQPAGDGVSSMDGITTMAPYYIIMRLPGEAQAEFFIMIPMVPSRRDNMIAWLAARCDEPGYGKLIVYEFPKEKLVYGPFQIEARIHQNTEISQQISLWNQMGSRVIRGNLLVIPIENSILYVSPLYLRAEQGHLPELKRVIAAYGEHVVMKETLAEALSALFVDSGPSPAASAVTAETPAEASAAARAQEALTHYDQAMERLKSGDWAGFGKEIDAMRGILEDIRRQPGSR
- a CDS encoding DUF6455 family protein is translated as MSTASRPYPIVQDLIESFAGWLKHRREMNEMRQLDRADFNRIASDLRIAPDDLEELVRHGKHAADELPKMLEQLGINVEGLGRAQPLLLRDMERVCSLCNQKGQCDRDLADGTAAENYHGYCANAATLESLDRADVAPR
- the leuD gene encoding 3-isopropylmalate dehydratase small subunit, which translates into the protein MDKFTTLEGVAAPLKIINVDTDMIIPKQYLKTIKRTGLGKGLFSEQRYKDDGSENPDFVLNQPAYRNAKVLVAGDNFGCGSSREHAPWALLDFGIRCVISTSFGDIFYNNCFKNGILPIRVSQEDLDKLFDDAERGANATLTIDLPNQEIRGPDGGKVKFEIDPFRKHCLINGLDDIGLTMEKKASIDTYEDKLKRERAWA
- a CDS encoding metallopeptidase family protein; amino-acid sequence: MWTELKAPSLAEMEATAHDIFERLPAEFRRLCEGVIIRVDDFPTEEVLDEMQCESEFDLLGLFQGIGLPQQSLGDVARLPNMVWLYRRPILDYWAEHDETLGHIVRHVLIHEIGHHFGLSDDDMAAIEARAD
- a CDS encoding DUF1330 domain-containing protein, whose product is MTVYAIAQLKMTDRAAYDRYQARFFDVFKKYGGKLLAADEHPRVLEGAWPHDKLVMMSFPDEAAFLAFSNAPDYEDISRDRKAGAQATVLLVRGFAPAG